A part of Aquaspirillum sp. LM1 genomic DNA contains:
- a CDS encoding branched-chain amino acid ABC transporter permease has translation MIYREAGQFKINYQSDSAILPILQDRLFMFGLLALAFIVIPVVGSNYFLAGILTPFLILALAALGLNILTGYAGQLSLGSAAFMAVGAFATYNFMIRIPGIPLLLALLLGGVMAALVGVLFGLPSLRIKGFYLAVATLAAQFFIEWALTKFGWFTNYSSSGVISAPEMQVFGIAIDTAAKKYLFTLAIVAVLTLAAKNLVRSAMGRSWMAVRDMDVAAEVIGIPILKTKLLAFAISSFYCGIAGALWAFVLLGTVDPQAFDLHRSFQVLFMIIVGGVGSILGSYLGAAFIVLLPIVLNLVGQLFHGAVSTQFLSNLEMMLFGGLIIFFLIVEPHGLARLWQIAKEKLRMWPFPH, from the coding sequence ATGATTTACCGCGAAGCTGGACAGTTCAAGATTAATTATCAGAGCGACTCGGCCATTTTGCCGATTCTGCAGGACCGGCTGTTCATGTTCGGCCTGCTCGCCCTGGCCTTTATCGTCATCCCGGTGGTGGGGTCGAATTATTTCCTGGCCGGCATCCTCACCCCCTTTCTGATTCTGGCGCTGGCCGCGCTGGGGCTGAATATCCTGACCGGCTACGCTGGCCAGCTGTCGCTGGGTTCGGCGGCATTCATGGCGGTGGGCGCGTTTGCCACCTACAACTTCATGATCCGCATCCCAGGGATTCCGCTCTTGCTCGCCCTGCTGCTGGGGGGGGTAATGGCGGCGCTGGTCGGGGTGTTGTTCGGCTTGCCCAGCCTGCGCATCAAGGGTTTTTATCTGGCCGTGGCCACCCTGGCAGCGCAGTTCTTCATTGAATGGGCGCTGACCAAATTTGGCTGGTTCACCAATTATTCCAGCTCGGGGGTGATTTCTGCGCCGGAAATGCAGGTGTTTGGCATTGCCATCGATACTGCCGCCAAGAAATACCTGTTCACCCTGGCGATTGTCGCCGTGCTCACCCTGGCGGCCAAAAACCTGGTGCGCAGTGCCATGGGCCGCAGCTGGATGGCGGTGCGCGACATGGACGTGGCCGCCGAAGTGATTGGCATCCCCATCCTGAAAACCAAGCTGCTGGCCTTTGCCATCAGTTCGTTTTACTGCGGCATTGCCGGCGCGCTGTGGGCCTTCGTGCTGCTGGGTACGGTGGATCCGCAAGCCTTCGACCTGCACCGCTCGTTTCAGGTGCTGTTCATGATCATTGTCGGCGGTGTCGGCTCGATTCTGGGCTCCTATCTGGGCGCAGCGTTCATCGTGCTGCTGCCGATTGTGCTCAATCTGGTGGGCCAACTGTTCCACGGCGCGGTCAGCACCCAGTTTCTGTCCAACCTGGAAATGATGCTGTTTGGCGGGCTGATTATTTTCTTCCTGATTGTTGAGCCGCATGGTCTGGCCCGCCTGTGGCAGATCGCCAAGGAAAAGCTGCGCATGTGGCCGTTCCCGCACTAA